In one Streptomyces sp. NBC_01241 genomic region, the following are encoded:
- a CDS encoding NEW3 domain-containing protein — translation MSIHVTAARRAAAALAVAAVAFTSAPASAASQDAAASEARTQVTIAPIDLNGPAISEVKVTVTNAGPERLRRLKVAFNGPVGWAVQPAVRSVDGSYQPGSAATAEFRIQVPEQRAGFTMRTFTASATYEGGDGQGTATGTRVERSGPVLDRLSDAYNNVAITDENDTKAGAYDGEGNSFSAQKLAAVGLTPGASITALGAQLTWPAAAPGTKNNVSSTGQGVKVAGKGSKLVFLGSGVGNGATGTATVIYADGSSTTASIGFPNWSFQDATAHGATLVKSTDGRNRPDGYGNAGIAYRVFAHSIALDPAKQVELVVLPANAGIHLFDIALAP, via the coding sequence ATGTCCATACATGTGACCGCAGCCCGAAGAGCTGCGGCGGCCCTGGCGGTGGCGGCGGTGGCGTTCACCTCCGCCCCCGCGAGCGCCGCGTCGCAGGACGCGGCCGCGTCCGAGGCGCGCACCCAGGTGACGATCGCCCCCATCGACCTGAACGGCCCTGCCATCTCGGAGGTGAAGGTCACCGTCACCAACGCGGGACCCGAGCGCCTGCGCCGGCTCAAGGTCGCCTTCAACGGCCCCGTCGGCTGGGCCGTGCAGCCCGCGGTGCGCAGCGTCGACGGTTCGTACCAGCCGGGTTCCGCGGCCACGGCGGAGTTCCGGATCCAGGTACCCGAACAGCGCGCGGGCTTCACCATGCGCACGTTCACGGCCAGCGCCACCTACGAGGGAGGCGACGGCCAGGGCACCGCCACGGGCACGCGGGTCGAGCGCTCCGGCCCCGTGCTGGACCGCCTCTCCGACGCGTACAACAACGTGGCCATCACCGATGAGAACGACACCAAGGCCGGTGCCTACGACGGCGAGGGCAACAGTTTCTCCGCACAGAAGCTCGCCGCGGTCGGGCTGACGCCCGGAGCGTCCATCACTGCCCTCGGCGCCCAGCTGACTTGGCCTGCCGCGGCCCCCGGTACGAAGAACAACGTGTCGAGCACCGGACAGGGCGTGAAGGTCGCCGGCAAGGGCAGCAAGCTGGTCTTCCTCGGCTCCGGCGTCGGCAACGGGGCCACCGGCACGGCGACGGTGATCTACGCCGACGGGTCGAGCACCACCGCGTCGATCGGCTTCCCCAACTGGTCGTTCCAGGACGCCACAGCACACGGCGCGACGCTCGTGAAGTCGACGGACGGCCGCAACCGTCCGGATGGGTACGGCAACGCGGGCATCGCCTACCGGGTCTTCGCCCACTCCATCGCACTGGACCCGGCCAAGCAGGTCGAACTCGTGGTGCTTCCGGCCAATGCCGGCATCCACCTCTTCGACATCGCGTTGGCTCCGTAA
- a CDS encoding Gfo/Idh/MocA family protein, whose product MSEVPAVSRRSVLGGAVATGAIAIGLGAAGSAPALAAPGASGAVTASEPRRIAGQTSMINVPYEVHRTVRVAVIGLGNRGNGMTQGWSAVPGCQVTAICDIRADRAKRVADDLVKAGKPRPAEFGGSADSYAEMLKRDDIDLVYIATPWEFHYQQGKAALLAGKHVIVEVPIATQLDELWDLVDTCERTRRHLMLAENCSYGRNELAMLKMAHEGVFGDVTNGHGGYLHDLRALLFSDTYYTDSWRRLWHTRSVASFYPMHGLAPIAAAMDINRGDRMTTLRATATAPKGLADYRERFVPKGHPSWKETYINGDLVTCMIETANGRTIRAEHNVSEPRPYSRINSLAGSRGLFEDYVGASSTGARVYFEPDHSDDSWRDFESYRKEFDHWLWKKIGDDAANNGGHGGMDYVLQWRTVQLMRAGLVPDIDVYDSAAWCSPVPLSVMSLEKDGKPVPIPDFTRGAWVNLRLGLDSRVIEMPPA is encoded by the coding sequence ATGTCTGAAGTCCCCGCAGTCTCGCGGCGATCGGTTCTCGGAGGGGCGGTGGCCACGGGCGCGATCGCCATCGGCTTGGGAGCCGCCGGGTCCGCCCCCGCGCTCGCCGCGCCGGGCGCTTCTGGAGCGGTCACGGCCTCCGAGCCGCGCCGCATCGCCGGCCAGACATCCATGATTAACGTGCCGTACGAGGTGCACCGGACCGTCCGGGTCGCCGTCATCGGCCTCGGCAACCGTGGCAACGGCATGACCCAGGGCTGGTCCGCCGTTCCCGGCTGTCAGGTGACCGCCATCTGCGACATCCGCGCGGACCGCGCCAAGCGCGTCGCGGACGACCTGGTCAAGGCAGGCAAGCCGCGCCCCGCCGAGTTCGGCGGCTCCGCCGACTCGTACGCCGAGATGCTCAAGCGGGACGACATCGACCTCGTCTACATCGCCACGCCCTGGGAATTCCACTACCAGCAGGGCAAGGCCGCGCTGCTGGCCGGCAAGCACGTCATCGTCGAAGTTCCCATCGCCACCCAGCTCGACGAGCTGTGGGACCTGGTCGACACCTGCGAGCGGACCCGACGGCACCTGATGCTCGCCGAGAACTGCTCGTACGGCCGCAACGAGCTGGCCATGCTCAAGATGGCACACGAAGGCGTGTTCGGTGACGTCACGAACGGTCACGGCGGCTACCTGCACGACCTGCGCGCCCTGCTGTTCTCCGACACGTACTACACGGATTCCTGGCGCCGCCTGTGGCACACCCGCAGCGTGGCGTCCTTCTACCCGATGCACGGTCTCGCCCCGATCGCCGCGGCGATGGACATCAACCGCGGCGACCGGATGACCACGCTGCGCGCCACCGCGACCGCCCCGAAGGGCCTGGCCGACTACCGCGAGCGCTTCGTCCCCAAGGGCCACCCCTCGTGGAAGGAGACCTACATCAACGGCGACCTCGTCACCTGCATGATCGAGACCGCCAACGGCCGGACGATCCGCGCCGAGCACAATGTGAGCGAGCCCCGCCCGTACAGCCGCATCAACAGCCTCGCCGGCAGCCGCGGCCTCTTCGAGGACTACGTCGGAGCCTCCTCCACGGGCGCCCGGGTCTACTTCGAACCCGACCACAGCGATGACTCCTGGCGGGACTTCGAGTCGTACCGCAAGGAGTTCGACCACTGGCTCTGGAAGAAGATCGGCGACGACGCCGCGAACAACGGCGGCCACGGTGGCATGGACTACGTCCTGCAGTGGCGCACCGTGCAGCTGATGCGCGCCGGCCTCGTGCCCGACATCGACGTGTACGACTCGGCGGCCTGGTGCTCGCCGGTGCCACTGAGCGTCATGTCCCTGGAGAAGGACGGCAAGCCGGTACCGATCCCGGACTTCACCCGGGGCGCATGGGTGAACCTCCGTCTCGGCCTCGACTCGCGCGTGATCGAGATGCCGCCCGCGTGA
- a CDS encoding ATP-grasp domain-containing protein — translation MKLCFLVEELYRHDGMPLDVVRRLSSWGHQVDVVRPGGSLLRISEEVRAGTHDAWVLKTVSGGPGLTLLEAAAAVGLTTVNDARSIRAVRDKVLTSVIARQHGLPVPVTYSAPRATLFADVPEELFPLVVKPADGSSGRGVRLVPDPGRLAEAEQAGEGQLIAQPYVSNSGSDVKVYCLAGEFHATLRRSPLHPDGPVDEGAVPLPAEVAAVAAKVGAVFGLDLYGIDVVLGPDGPVIVDINDFPSFRQVPDAVSRLAGAVLDLARTGGAARTGVLAPAPRIPAQPQIPQGRPHPHPVPGLEADMLAAVPGAAQI, via the coding sequence ATGAAGCTCTGCTTCCTCGTCGAAGAGCTCTATCGGCATGACGGCATGCCGCTTGACGTGGTCCGACGACTGTCGTCGTGGGGACACCAGGTGGACGTGGTGCGCCCCGGCGGCTCACTGCTGCGGATCTCCGAAGAGGTGCGGGCGGGGACCCATGACGCGTGGGTCCTCAAGACCGTGTCCGGCGGCCCCGGGCTCACCCTGCTGGAGGCCGCGGCGGCTGTGGGCCTGACCACGGTGAACGATGCGCGGTCGATCCGCGCGGTGCGCGACAAGGTCCTCACATCGGTCATCGCGCGACAGCACGGGCTACCGGTTCCGGTGACCTATTCGGCACCGAGGGCCACGCTGTTCGCGGATGTTCCCGAGGAGCTCTTCCCCCTGGTGGTCAAGCCCGCCGACGGCAGCTCGGGGCGCGGGGTGCGGCTCGTGCCGGACCCCGGGCGGCTGGCGGAGGCGGAGCAGGCGGGGGAGGGCCAACTCATCGCACAGCCCTACGTGTCCAACTCGGGCTCCGATGTGAAGGTCTACTGTCTCGCGGGCGAGTTCCACGCGACCTTGCGCCGCTCCCCGCTCCACCCGGACGGGCCGGTCGACGAGGGAGCCGTCCCCCTGCCCGCCGAGGTGGCCGCAGTGGCGGCGAAGGTGGGAGCGGTCTTCGGCCTCGATCTGTACGGCATCGACGTGGTGCTCGGCCCCGACGGCCCGGTGATCGTCGACATCAATGACTTCCCGAGTTTCCGTCAGGTCCCCGACGCCGTATCCCGGTTGGCCGGAGCCGTCCTCGACCTGGCGAGGACGGGCGGCGCTGCCAGGACGGGCGTGCTCGCCCCTGCTCCGCGCATTCCCGCGCAGCCGCAAATCCCCCAGGGACGGCCTCATCCGCACCCCGTCCCTGGCCTCGAAGCGGACATGCTGGCAGCCGTGCCGGGAGCCGCGCAGATATGA
- a CDS encoding ATP-grasp domain-containing protein, with protein MRVCLLTDKPDHPLLSAASSALIEAQHRVTFLNPDTGNGSPSELVTPDDLADVYLLKAHTPRALVLARFLEAHGARVVNSAAATELCQDRSRIAAVAEGAGLPMPRTRTLDALSEALHGAERPESGYPLMVKSRHSRRADLVARVDGPAELRDLAAKWSDEPVVLQEFVANSGWDHKLWVIAGEVFAGVRPAPVGAPPDGAQSAPLVRDLPQAWTGLALHTGEVFGLDVYGVDLLDREGAPVVVDINAFPGIRGPKGAPAALAALALRRPRPGPPAYEA; from the coding sequence ATGAGGGTGTGTCTGCTGACCGACAAGCCGGATCATCCGCTGCTCTCCGCAGCCTCTTCCGCGCTGATCGAGGCGCAGCACCGGGTGACGTTCCTGAACCCGGACACCGGAAACGGATCCCCGTCGGAACTGGTGACCCCGGACGATCTCGCCGACGTCTACCTCCTCAAGGCTCATACCCCCCGGGCACTGGTGCTGGCCCGTTTCCTCGAAGCACACGGCGCCCGGGTGGTGAACTCCGCTGCCGCGACTGAGCTGTGCCAGGACAGGAGCCGGATCGCCGCCGTGGCGGAAGGCGCAGGCCTGCCGATGCCCCGGACAAGGACCCTGGACGCGCTGTCCGAAGCCCTCCACGGAGCGGAGCGGCCGGAGAGCGGCTATCCGCTCATGGTCAAGAGCCGCCACAGCCGGCGCGCGGACCTGGTCGCCCGCGTGGACGGTCCGGCCGAGCTCCGGGACCTTGCCGCCAAGTGGTCCGACGAGCCCGTCGTCCTGCAGGAGTTCGTCGCGAACAGCGGTTGGGACCACAAGCTGTGGGTGATCGCGGGGGAGGTGTTCGCGGGGGTGCGCCCCGCACCGGTGGGCGCCCCGCCGGACGGTGCGCAGTCCGCGCCACTGGTCCGTGACCTGCCGCAGGCCTGGACCGGGCTCGCCCTCCACACGGGAGAGGTCTTCGGCCTGGATGTCTACGGTGTCGACCTGCTGGACCGCGAGGGCGCGCCCGTCGTCGTCGACATCAACGCCTTCCCCGGCATCCGCGGGCCGAAGGGCGCACCTGCCGCGCTGGCGGCCCTGGCACTGCGACGCCCCCGGCCCGGCCCTCCCGCCTACGAGGCCTGA
- a CDS encoding class F sortase produces the protein MSRTRMSLWHAALPVLACLALTGCSSGAVDASSAASRADGGSSSAPGSLNSPKDTGPEGTQKPEKSGKPKSAASPTHVSIPSIGVNSSLMRLGLNEDGTVEVPPAEKGMTVGWYTGGAIPGERGAAVLIGHNDTRLGKAVFHDLRKIGKGADIAIRNDQGAEIHFRVTGTETVSKKAFPTEKVYGATNARTLRLITCDGAFDAQGHPVDNLIVYADRS, from the coding sequence ATGTCCCGTACACGCATGTCGCTTTGGCATGCCGCACTTCCGGTGCTCGCCTGTCTCGCTCTCACCGGCTGCTCCTCCGGCGCCGTGGATGCCTCGTCCGCCGCATCACGCGCCGACGGCGGTTCATCCAGCGCCCCGGGATCTCTCAACTCTCCGAAGGACACGGGGCCCGAGGGGACGCAGAAGCCCGAGAAGTCCGGGAAGCCGAAGTCCGCCGCGAGTCCCACCCATGTCAGCATCCCGTCGATCGGGGTGAACAGCTCGCTGATGCGGCTCGGTCTGAACGAGGACGGCACGGTCGAGGTCCCGCCCGCCGAGAAGGGCATGACGGTCGGCTGGTACACCGGGGGCGCGATCCCCGGCGAACGTGGCGCCGCGGTCCTCATCGGGCACAACGACACCCGCCTCGGCAAGGCCGTCTTCCACGATCTCAGGAAGATCGGCAAGGGGGCGGACATCGCAATCCGCAACGACCAGGGAGCCGAGATCCACTTCAGGGTCACCGGCACCGAGACCGTCAGCAAGAAGGCCTTCCCGACCGAGAAGGTCTACGGTGCCACCAACGCACGCACCCTGCGTCTCATCACCTGCGACGGCGCCTTCGACGCCCAGGGCCACCCGGTGGACAACCTCATCGTGTACGCCGACCGGAGCTGA
- a CDS encoding sensor histidine kinase — protein MLRVRRRSRVRGVPLRREQRARLPLRKSLFGRLLAVSALVAACSVAATAWLAVQTTSGAIKQEQGQNLAADAQIYYTLLGYAAAHPTWDGIDSTVHDLARQSGRRIALTTEQRRPLADSATRPSPPALPPEASAIVDPLSVDTALSQTVGRAGVTADRVDPRAVGPFRLPAVERTALQRAADRSVACLNRSGVAADVVRGPSGRPRIEVVGNDPDRMQGTRCASDTLDEPTATERKALGALNRLADACLKRQGRTGVQLNLDLSWGGGPEPMPSAGVSTPSPAPAPSVRTGDDDRATASCVGTARREQLSSYVASPALLFIGDEGGTTVPGFDLSPANTAKIAGAAALVLALTVGATMLAGARLVRPLHALTGAAQRMRDGEDSAPVLVTDDNEIGRLAVAFNDMAAHRARLEGQRKDMVSDVAHELRTPLSNIRGWLEAAQDGLAEPDPAFISSLHTEAVQLQHIIDDLQDLAAADAGALRLHPEPVRIEDVLGQVAAAHQGRAETAGVTLTVLTATAGTPGPELTADPVRLRQAIGNLVSNAVRHTPAGGNVTLHAYGSECADLVVVDVTDTGSGISAVDLPHVFDRFWRAEKSRSRRTGGSGLGLAIVRKLVEAHGGSVSAVSVDGQGSVFTLRLPTDPARTGSGEWGEAGGPGESQGPSTGMSASATGGCERGSGAGGPERAVGGRGSGAGQA, from the coding sequence ATGCTTCGCGTGCGTCGTCGTAGCCGGGTGCGTGGCGTGCCCCTTCGACGTGAGCAGCGGGCGCGGCTGCCGCTGCGCAAGAGTCTGTTCGGCCGTCTGCTGGCGGTATCGGCGCTGGTGGCGGCGTGTTCGGTGGCCGCCACGGCCTGGCTTGCCGTCCAGACCACCTCCGGCGCCATCAAGCAGGAACAGGGTCAGAACCTCGCCGCCGACGCCCAGATCTACTACACCCTGCTCGGATATGCGGCAGCTCACCCCACCTGGGACGGCATCGACAGCACCGTGCACGACCTGGCGCGGCAGTCCGGCCGGCGGATCGCCCTCACCACCGAGCAGCGCCGGCCACTCGCCGATTCCGCCACCCGGCCGTCCCCGCCCGCGCTGCCGCCCGAGGCATCGGCGATCGTGGATCCGCTGTCCGTGGACACGGCGCTGTCCCAGACGGTGGGCCGGGCCGGCGTCACGGCCGACCGTGTCGACCCGCGCGCAGTCGGTCCGTTCCGGCTGCCCGCGGTCGAGCGTACGGCGTTGCAGCGTGCCGCCGACCGGAGTGTGGCGTGCCTGAATCGGTCCGGGGTTGCGGCGGATGTGGTGCGGGGCCCGAGTGGGCGCCCGCGCATCGAGGTCGTGGGCAACGATCCCGACCGGATGCAGGGCACCAGGTGCGCATCCGACACATTGGACGAACCGACAGCGACCGAGCGAAAGGCGCTGGGCGCGCTCAATCGGCTCGCCGATGCCTGCCTGAAACGTCAGGGCCGCACGGGCGTACAGCTCAATCTGGACCTGTCCTGGGGCGGCGGTCCCGAGCCGATGCCCAGCGCCGGTGTCTCCACCCCGTCGCCCGCTCCCGCGCCGAGCGTCCGCACCGGCGACGACGACCGGGCCACCGCATCCTGCGTGGGCACGGCCCGCCGTGAGCAGCTCAGTTCCTATGTCGCCTCGCCCGCACTGCTGTTCATCGGCGACGAGGGCGGCACGACCGTGCCCGGCTTCGACCTCTCCCCGGCGAACACCGCGAAGATCGCGGGTGCCGCGGCGCTCGTCCTGGCGCTCACCGTCGGAGCCACCATGCTGGCCGGGGCCCGGCTCGTACGGCCGCTGCACGCCCTCACCGGTGCGGCACAACGGATGCGGGACGGTGAGGACTCCGCGCCGGTGCTGGTCACCGACGACAACGAGATCGGGCGGCTCGCCGTGGCCTTCAACGACATGGCCGCCCACCGTGCCCGCCTCGAAGGACAGCGCAAGGACATGGTCAGCGACGTCGCCCACGAACTGCGCACCCCGCTGAGCAACATCCGCGGCTGGCTGGAGGCAGCGCAGGACGGTCTGGCGGAGCCCGACCCGGCGTTCATCTCCTCGCTCCACACGGAGGCCGTTCAGCTGCAGCACATCATCGACGATCTCCAGGATCTGGCCGCGGCCGACGCGGGTGCGCTGCGGTTGCACCCCGAGCCGGTACGCATCGAGGACGTTCTGGGCCAGGTCGCCGCGGCCCACCAGGGGCGGGCGGAGACGGCTGGAGTCACGTTGACCGTCCTCACGGCGACGGCCGGCACTCCCGGTCCCGAGCTGACGGCCGATCCGGTCCGGCTGCGTCAGGCCATCGGCAACCTGGTCTCCAACGCGGTGCGTCACACCCCGGCGGGTGGGAATGTCACCTTGCATGCGTATGGCTCCGAGTGCGCGGACCTGGTCGTGGTGGACGTCACGGATACGGGCAGCGGCATCTCGGCCGTGGATCTGCCCCATGTCTTCGACCGCTTCTGGCGCGCGGAGAAGTCCCGTAGCCGCCGCACCGGCGGCAGCGGGCTGGGCCTGGCGATCGTGCGGAAACTCGTCGAGGCCCACGGCGGCTCGGTGAGTGCGGTGAGCGTCGACGGGCAGGGTTCGGTGTTCACGCTCCGGCTGCCGACGGATCCTGCGCGGACGGGGTCGGGTGAGTGGGGGGAGGCTGGTGGGCCGGGCGAGTCCCAAGGACCCTCGACGGGCATGTCGGCGAGCGCGACAGGCGGCTGCGAGCGCGGGAGCGGCGCGGGTGGACCCGAACGTGCCGTGGGCGGCCGTGGAAGCGGTGCGGGCCAGGCCTGA
- a CDS encoding response regulator transcription factor, translating to MCANVIVAEDDEKQAELVRRYLEHEGHAVTVVGDGLAALAEVRHREPDLLVLDVMMPRADGLDVVRVLRAEHREVPVLMLTARSTEDDLLLGLDLGADDYVTKPYSPRELMARVRTLLRRSRRAAAGGDPVTNQVLTVGALIVDPDRHEVSVDGRSVECTPGEFRILAAMAAEPERVFTRQRLLEELHGFDRYISFRTVDVHIMNLRKKIEPTPRRPVRLLTVFGVGYKLTDPARNASRASS from the coding sequence GTGTGCGCAAACGTCATAGTCGCCGAAGACGACGAGAAGCAGGCCGAACTCGTACGCCGCTACCTCGAACACGAGGGCCACGCGGTCACGGTCGTCGGGGACGGCCTGGCGGCCCTCGCCGAGGTCCGGCACCGGGAGCCCGATCTGCTGGTGCTCGATGTGATGATGCCGCGGGCCGACGGTCTTGACGTGGTACGTGTGCTGCGCGCCGAGCACCGGGAGGTGCCGGTGCTGATGCTGACGGCCCGCAGCACCGAGGACGATCTGCTGCTGGGTCTGGACCTCGGTGCGGACGACTATGTGACGAAGCCGTACAGCCCGCGTGAGTTGATGGCGCGCGTACGGACGCTGCTGCGTCGCAGCCGGCGGGCAGCGGCGGGGGGCGATCCTGTCACGAACCAGGTGCTGACGGTGGGTGCGCTCATCGTCGACCCGGACCGGCACGAGGTGTCGGTCGACGGCCGGTCCGTGGAGTGCACACCCGGCGAGTTCCGGATTCTCGCCGCCATGGCGGCCGAGCCCGAGCGGGTCTTCACCCGGCAGCGGCTGCTGGAGGAGTTGCACGGCTTCGACCGGTACATCAGTTTCCGCACCGTCGACGTGCACATCATGAACCTGCGCAAGAAGATCGAGCCCACGCCACGTCGGCCGGTCCGGCTGCTCACCGTTTTCGGTGTCGGCTACAAGCTGACGGACCCGGCGAGGAATGCTTCGCGTGCGTCGTCGTAG
- a CDS encoding maleylpyruvate isomerase family mycothiol-dependent enzyme, whose amino-acid sequence MEPGTGYDAHDAHDVPGVLPEGLGEAIRATAEEIAEVLRGVADTSVPVPGSEWTVGQAAAHLTQANELMAGIAAGQERTYGDGTPQSLAAANERALAAFEERGAEPLAGMIVAHAEAYLTAVDRYGTDENATVVTPLGPMSRAVLSSYLLTHMLGHGYDLARALGRPHMIDRTRVELSLPFLITAMPRVTDAAAIARLTARYTIRLWGGARFGVTFTDGVVFVTPQPPTRPDCTILIEPVTFLLMALGRCNPWGAMARGRVLAWGRKPWLAPRFPRLFTAP is encoded by the coding sequence GTGGAACCAGGAACCGGATACGACGCACACGACGCACACGACGTACCGGGCGTGCTGCCCGAAGGGCTCGGCGAGGCGATACGTGCCACCGCCGAGGAGATCGCCGAGGTGCTGCGCGGAGTTGCGGACACGAGCGTCCCGGTGCCCGGCTCGGAGTGGACCGTAGGGCAGGCGGCGGCGCACCTGACGCAGGCCAACGAGCTGATGGCCGGCATCGCCGCAGGCCAGGAACGCACCTACGGGGACGGAACGCCGCAGAGCCTGGCCGCGGCCAACGAGCGCGCGCTCGCCGCCTTCGAGGAGCGGGGCGCCGAACCGCTGGCCGGGATGATCGTGGCGCACGCGGAGGCGTACCTCACGGCGGTGGACCGGTACGGGACGGACGAGAACGCGACCGTGGTCACGCCGTTGGGCCCGATGAGCCGGGCGGTGCTGAGCTCGTACCTGCTGACACACATGCTCGGCCACGGCTACGACCTGGCCCGTGCGCTGGGCCGCCCGCACATGATCGACCGCACCCGCGTCGAGCTGTCGCTGCCCTTCCTCATTACGGCGATGCCCCGGGTGACCGATGCCGCTGCGATCGCCCGGCTGACCGCCCGCTACACGATCCGACTGTGGGGCGGCGCCCGCTTCGGCGTCACCTTCACCGACGGCGTCGTATTCGTCACCCCGCAGCCGCCCACCCGCCCGGACTGCACCATCCTCATCGAGCCGGTCACCTTCCTCCTCATGGCGCTCGGCCGGTGCAACCCATGGGGAGCCATGGCCCGCGGCCGCGTCCTCGCCTGGGGCCGCAAACCCTGGCTCGCTCCCCGGTTCCCCAGGCTGTTCACGGCACCCTGA
- a CDS encoding tetratricopeptide repeat protein yields MLDPTSVAAISAVLGAVGSGMANEAGKWAWESTGGFVRRIVGREVPAPVAPGDRDDVARMVHDQIRSNPQLAASWSAFATRVQDNPTPVGAAARSHLPASIRFFTDRKEAMKQLQREASRRADGRPRLALVHGPDGMGSSTLAVHFGSRPTRLFPDGQIYADLGGGGAGSARDVGTVLRTLLRQLGVRDEEMPPATDRLGEFFRHCVADRRLLVVLDHAHSAAQVRPFLTSAPGVFTIVVARTPFPGLDAVRVPVGPLTDRDAVRLLTDITGKSAVAAARATLPSLLDRCGGSPYALRAAADRLSAPTLPPRSAAVNGDPVQGAAEDNYQLLTPEAGTLYRLMALRGWPAFDAAAAGRTTGLDPAVTAGLLEDLADRMLLERSRSGSDNRRYHYRPGVRAHAEATAIRVDGIAACSAALARTLLAYADLAASAAHQALPESWRVPAPSDERSGQVYEDRGAALDVLLAESGNLVEAVRCAEESGQPDTAVHLCRSLWPLQLKAGHHEMLLPALRIGARLVDSHLPGSLDAGALHAQLAHSLTELGRWEEAEAESLAAARAEESAGHKRGHASAVEFLGLLRLRQWRYQEAYECFEEAGDILSTLGAHDEGAADLPRAEALLERHRGRALRGIGRGAEARERLESALRRFRVSGDTYNTARTLTDLAETWLDGEDTEAALPLIDEAIATLDGQRAEYHLTHLRRMRERCMTGTP; encoded by the coding sequence ATGCTGGATCCCACTTCGGTGGCGGCGATTTCGGCGGTACTCGGCGCGGTTGGTTCGGGGATGGCCAACGAGGCCGGCAAATGGGCCTGGGAGTCGACCGGCGGCTTCGTACGGAGAATCGTCGGGCGGGAGGTCCCCGCGCCCGTCGCCCCGGGCGACCGGGACGACGTGGCCCGCATGGTCCACGATCAGATCCGCTCGAACCCACAACTCGCGGCCTCCTGGAGCGCGTTCGCGACAAGAGTGCAGGACAACCCCACTCCCGTCGGAGCAGCAGCGCGGTCACACCTCCCCGCCTCCATCAGGTTCTTCACCGACCGCAAGGAAGCGATGAAGCAACTCCAGCGCGAGGCATCCCGGCGCGCGGACGGACGGCCCCGCCTCGCCCTGGTGCACGGCCCGGACGGCATGGGGTCCAGCACGCTCGCCGTGCACTTCGGATCCCGGCCGACCCGGCTCTTCCCGGACGGCCAGATCTACGCCGACCTCGGTGGCGGGGGCGCCGGGAGCGCACGCGACGTCGGAACCGTACTGCGCACGCTGCTCCGCCAGTTGGGCGTGCGGGACGAAGAGATGCCACCCGCGACCGACCGGCTCGGTGAGTTCTTCCGGCACTGTGTGGCGGACCGCAGGCTCCTGGTCGTGCTCGACCACGCGCACTCGGCGGCCCAGGTCCGGCCGTTCCTCACGTCGGCGCCCGGGGTGTTCACGATCGTGGTCGCCCGGACCCCGTTTCCCGGGCTCGACGCCGTACGGGTCCCCGTCGGTCCGCTCACCGACCGGGACGCTGTGCGTCTGCTCACCGATATCACCGGCAAATCCGCCGTCGCCGCGGCTCGCGCCACGTTGCCGTCGCTGCTCGACCGGTGCGGCGGATCGCCGTACGCCCTGCGTGCCGCGGCGGACCGGCTCTCCGCCCCCACCCTTCCGCCGCGCAGCGCCGCGGTGAACGGCGACCCGGTCCAAGGGGCGGCAGAGGACAACTACCAGCTCCTGACGCCGGAAGCCGGCACGCTGTACCGGCTGATGGCGCTGCGCGGTTGGCCTGCCTTCGATGCCGCGGCGGCGGGACGGACCACCGGTCTGGACCCGGCGGTCACGGCCGGACTCCTGGAGGATCTTGCCGACAGGATGCTCCTGGAGCGCAGCCGGAGCGGAAGCGACAACAGGCGCTACCACTACCGTCCCGGAGTCCGCGCACACGCCGAGGCGACAGCGATCCGCGTGGACGGAATCGCGGCCTGCTCGGCAGCCCTGGCCCGCACGCTCCTCGCCTACGCGGACCTGGCGGCATCGGCGGCCCACCAGGCACTCCCGGAGAGCTGGCGCGTCCCGGCACCCTCCGACGAGCGGTCCGGGCAGGTATACGAGGACCGGGGCGCCGCCCTCGACGTGCTGCTCGCGGAGTCGGGCAATCTGGTCGAGGCCGTTCGCTGCGCCGAGGAGTCCGGCCAACCGGACACCGCCGTACACCTGTGCCGTTCCCTGTGGCCGCTGCAGCTCAAGGCCGGGCATCACGAGATGCTGCTGCCCGCGCTGCGCATCGGAGCACGTCTCGTCGACTCCCATCTCCCGGGAAGCCTCGACGCCGGAGCGCTCCACGCTCAACTGGCGCACAGCCTCACCGAACTGGGGCGTTGGGAGGAAGCGGAGGCGGAGTCGCTGGCTGCGGCTCGGGCCGAGGAATCGGCAGGCCACAAGCGAGGCCACGCCTCGGCCGTGGAGTTCCTGGGACTGCTGAGACTGCGTCAGTGGCGTTACCAGGAGGCGTACGAGTGCTTCGAGGAAGCGGGCGACATCCTGAGCACGCTGGGCGCGCACGACGAAGGAGCAGCTGATCTGCCGCGTGCCGAGGCCCTGTTGGAGCGCCACCGCGGACGAGCCCTGCGCGGGATCGGGCGGGGAGCGGAGGCCCGGGAGAGGCTGGAGTCAGCACTGCGCCGCTTCCGGGTGAGCGGCGATACGTACAACACGG